The Miscanthus floridulus cultivar M001 chromosome 7, ASM1932011v1, whole genome shotgun sequence genome includes a region encoding these proteins:
- the LOC136464686 gene encoding LOW QUALITY PROTEIN: malonyl-coenzyme:anthocyanin 5-O-glucoside-6'''-O-malonyltransferase-like (The sequence of the model RefSeq protein was modified relative to this genomic sequence to represent the inferred CDS: deleted 1 base in 1 codon): MAPTPLLHPVTVLDQFHVTPSPAPAAGQPRALPLTFFDLVFLAIPPVQRLFFYDNADLLGISDFTLGELPRFRNSLAAALHHFYPLAGKLTCELVDEGVAPPEVVFSDGDSVPLTVAVSSDDFRDLAGDHARGTTRLRPLLPALPKHGASRSQGVLAVQITVFPRAGICIGTTVHHAVADGSSYAHFLSTWAAVHRLGSEYNSAVAMDVPPLFDRGVVRDDAGLREAFLRDHRALGTAGGHEHLDDWDLSRRPGVVLATFRFTEKQLRALGRRVESETSARCSPYALACGAAWAGIVHARGGGRGLEGAPAPDARFGFVTGCKPRASPPVPANYFGNCLGLCRVQAKRGELTAAAASAAIWSAIEGLAEAGSVFRGSRGWVRWVQEYASARAVTVAGSPKLGVYAAADFGGAWRKPRKVEIASVEGTGALALAESGRDGDAGIEVGLALPRVEMEAFRKFYVDLLASLG; the protein is encoded by the exons ATGGCGCCTACACCACTTCTTCACCCCGTGACTGTCCTGGACCAGTTTCACGTCACGCCGTCGCCGGCACCGGCGGCGGGGCAGCCACGGGCGCTGCCGCTCACCTTCTTCGACCTCGTCTTCTTGGCCATCCCGCCCGTGCAGCGTCTCTTCTTCTACGACAACGCCgacctcctcggcatctccgactTCACGCTCGGCGAGCTGCCACGGTTTAGGAACTCCCTCGCCGCCGCGCTGCACCACTTCTATCCGTTGGCGGGGAAGCTGACGTGCGAGTTGGTCGACGAGGGCGTGGCGCCGCCGGAGGTCGTGTTCTCCGACGGCGATTCCGTCCCTCTCACCGTGGCCGTCAGCAGCGACGACTTCCGAGACCTCGCCGGCGACCATGCCCGAGGCACCACGAGGCTCCGCCCGCTGCTCCCCGCGCTGCCGAAGCACGGCGCGTCTCGGTCGCAGGGCGTCCTCGCCGTCCAGATTACGGTGTTCCCTCGCGCCGGCATTTGCATCGGCACGACGGTGCACCACGCCGTGGCCGACGGCTCCAGCTACGCGCACTTCCTCAGCACGTGGGCTGCCGTCCACCGCCTCGGCTCCGAGTACAACAGCGCGGTGGCGATGGACGTGCCCCCGCTGTTCGACCGCGGCGTCGTGCGGGACGACGCCGGGCTCCGGGAGGCGTTCCTGCGCGACCACCGAGCGCTCGGTACAGCCGGCGGCCACGAGCACCTCGACGACTGGGACCTCAGTCGCCGCCCTGGCGTCGTGCTCGCCACGTTCCGGTTCACCGAGAAGCAACTCCGCGCGCTTGGGAGGCGCGTCGAGTCGGAGACATCGGCGCGGTGCTCACCCTACGCGCTGGCGTGCGGCGCCGCGTGGGCCGGCATCGTGCAcgcgcgcggcggcggcagggGCTTGGAAGGAGCTCCGGCACCCGACGCGCGCTTTGGGTTCGTGACGGGGTGCAAGCCCCGCGCGAGCCCGCCGGTACCGGCAAACTACTTCGGCAACTGCCTCGGTCTGTGCCGCGTCCAAGCAAAGCGGGGCGAACTCACCGCGGCGGCCGCCTCGGCTGCCATATGGAGCGCGATCGAGGGGCTGGCCGAGGCAGGGAGCGTGTTCCGGGGATCTCGTGGGTGGGTGCGCTGGGTGCAGGAGTACGCTTCGGCGCGGGCGGTGACCGTGGCCGGGTCGCCGAAGCTGGGCGTGTACGCGGCCGCGGATTTCGGCGGGGCGTGGCGCAAGCCGAGGAAGGTGGAGATCGCATCGGTGGAAGGCACGGGCGCGCTGGCGCTGGCGGAGAGCGGCCGCGACGGAGAC GCTGGCATTGAGGTTGGGCTGGCGCTACCGCGCGTCGAGATGGAGGCGTTCCGTAAGTTTTACGTCGACCTGTTGGCCAGCCTCGGTTGA
- the LOC136464687 gene encoding protein CDI-like, producing the protein MSSTNLAGAGAEPFRVFVGYDPREDMAYRVCRRSLLRRSSIPLEITPIVQQELREAGLYWRERGPTESTEFSFTRFLTPYLAGYRGWALFVDCDFLFVADVVALARLAADADPRHAVLCVHHDYTPTEATKMDGAVQTSYPRKNWSSMVLFDCGHPKNRAALTPEAVSTRSGAYLHRFMWLDDDEVGEVPFVWNFLVGHNRVDPADEAGTAPRAIHYTSGGPWFERYRDCEFADLWVQERDAYEAEEADKDVDGSIQAPPAVVSVEVDA; encoded by the coding sequence ATGTCGTCGACGAACCTCGCGGGCGCCGGCGCGGAGCCGTTCCGTGTGTTCGTAGGGTACGACCCCCGCGAGGACATGGCGTACCGCGTGTGCCGGCGCTCCCTGCTGCGCCGCTCGTCCATCCCGCTGGAGATCACCCCGATCGTGCAGCAGGAGCTCCGCGAGGCGGGGCTCTACTGGCGGGAGCGCGGGCCGACGGAGAGCACCGAGTTCTCCTTCACCCGCTTCCTGACGCCCTACCTGGCGGGGTACCGCGGGTGGGCGCTCTTCGTGGACTGCGACTTCCTCTTCGTGGCCGACGTGGTGGCGCTGGCGCGgctcgccgccgacgccgacCCGCGGCACGCGGTGCTGTGCGTGCACCACGACTACACGCCCACGGAGGCCACCAAGATGGACGGCGCCGTGCAGACGTCGTACCCGCGCAAGAACTGGTCCTCCATGGTGCTCTTCGACTGCGGCCACCCCAAGAACCGCGCCGCGCTCACGCCGGAGGCCGTCAGCACGCGCAGCGGCGCGTACCTGCACCGCTTCATGTGGCTCGACGACGACGAGGTCGGCGAGGTGCCGTTTGTGTGGAACTTCCTCGTGGGCCACAACCGCGTCGACCCCGCCGACGAGGCCGGGACGGCGCCGCGCGCGATACACTACACGTCCGGGGGGCCCTGGTTCGAGAGGTACCGGGACTGCGAGTTCGCGGACCTCTGGGTCCAGGAGCGCGACGCCTACGAGGCCGAAGAGGCCGACAAGGACGTGGATGGATCCATACAAGCGCCACCCGCCGTGGTGTCGGTGGAGGTGGATGCCTGA